A region of the Vibrio tubiashii genome:
TTCAACCGCGCGTGATAGGCACAGTGGCGGAACAGGTTTAGGCCTTACCATCACCGAAAGTGCGATACGTCAGCATAGCGGAACCATCGAAGCGAAACGGAGCAAACTTGGCGGGTTAAGAGTCGAAATCACTCTCCCACTCGGTGCGGAGCAATAACCCTACAAAAGAGGCAGTTGATAATAGATCTCATTATCATTTAAAGTAAATCCTTCAATTATGGAGGATTTACTATGTCTCACACTTTCCCTGAACTTCCTTACGCTTACGACTCACTTGAGCCATACATCGACGCAAAGACGATGGAAGTGCATTACAGCAAGCACCATCGCACCTATTTTGATAAATTCATCGCCGCAGTTTCCGGTACCGAGTTAGAGTCCACCACACTCAAAGATATCTTTGCCAACATTTCTCAGCAGCCACCAGCAGTGCGTAACAATGGTGGCGGTTACTACAATCACATCCTCTACTGGAACTGTATGAAACCAAATGGTGGCGGTGTTCCTCAAGGAAAACTCGGCGAGGATATTGTGTCTACCTTTGGTAGCTTTGAAGCATTCCAACAGCAATTCACAGATGCAGCGATTAATACTTTCGGCTCTGGTTTTGCTTGGCTGATCGTCAAAGACGGACAACTCGTCATTACTTCAACCAACAATCAAGACAACCCACTAATGGACGTGGCAGGAGCTCAAGGTGAGCCTATTTTGGCGCTCGATGTTTGGGAGCACGCCTACTACATTAGCTACCAAAACCGCCGCCCTGACTACATTGAGGCTTGGTGGAATGTCGTAAACTGGGATGCCGTGAGCGATAACTACGCAGCAGCTTTAGCCTAGTCACCGTAATTACAATATAAAACTAATAACGTCAGACTTGGCGGCTTTCACGAGTCGCCTTATACTTTCTAACCTTTGAACAATCAGCGTTAAGAGTTAGTCATGTTTGATATCGCCCTCTACGAACCAGAAATTGCCCCAAATACGGGTAACATTATTCGTTTATGTGCCAACTGCGGTGCCAACCTTCACCTTATCGAGCCGCTAGGTTTTGATCTAGAAGAGAAGAAAGTTCGTCGAGCGGGACTGGATTATCACGACCTAGCGCGCGTCACGCGCCATAAAGACTATCAAGCATTTGTTGAGTACCTAGAGAAAGAACGCGGTGAGTACCGAATTTTTGCCTGTACAACCAAAACAACAGGTCATCACGTCGACGCTAATTTCCAGAAAGGTGACGTATTACTGTTCGGCCCAGAAACCCGCGGCTTACCTGCTGAGCTTATTGAAAGTATGCCAATGGAGCAGCGTATTCGTATTCCAATGATGCCAGACGCACGTAGCCTCAACCTTTCCAATGCCGTCGCTATCATCGCCTTTGAAGCTTGGCGCCAAATGGACTTTGAAGGGGCGCAGTAGCGAGAAGCGAACGCTTCGCTAGGGATGCGGGACGCGGGATTAGGGAACGGACTTCGTCCTACGGAGAGCTGGAGAGCTGGAGAGCTGGAGAGCTGGAGAGCTGGAGAGCTGGAGAGCTGGAGAGCTGGAGAGCTGGAGAGCTGGAGAGCTGGAGAGCTAACTTTATTTTTATCGAGCTCCCAAAGAAATCAACTATTTATTTTTTATAACAGTCATCCTCAAGAGGGAGGGACGACCGAGTTGGGGATCGCTTCAAAATCTCGCTTTCCCGAAGCAAAGCGTTCCATAGGGCGCAGCCCGTTCCGTTATTCAAAACAAAGCATTTCAAATCGATCAAAAAAGCCGATGCTCTTGCATCGGCTTTTACAACTCTAGCTATCTAGTTATCTAGCAGCGCAGCGTTCCAACCCTACGGGCGAGCAACAAAACCAACCGCTTCGTATGCTTTCTTCAATGTCTCAGCTGCGCGAGCTGATGCTTTCTCAGCACCTTGCTTCATCACCTGATCCATATAAGCACGGTCAGCGCGAATGCGGTGGTATTCGGCTTGAATAGGCTCAAGCATAGCTACAAGTGCTTCACCGACATCTTTCTTGAATGGACCGTACATCTCTACACCTTGGTACTTAGCTTCAATCTCTTCAAAGCTCATACCAGTCGCAGCCGAGTAAAGACCCATTAGGTTTGAAATACCTGCTTTGTTGTCCCAGTCATGAGCAATGCGCGGCGGCGTTTCTGCATCTGTCTGAGCTTTGTTAATCTTCTTGATGATTGACTTAGGCTCTTCAAGCAGAGTGATCACGTTCTTACGGTTATCATCCGACTTAGACATCTTCTTAGTTGCATCTTGCAGGCTCATCACACGCGCATTCACGGTTGGAATGTACGGCTCTGGCACTTGGAAGATTGGCTGCTCTGGCGAGTAGATATTGTTGAAGCGGTTAGCAATATCACGTGCTAGCTCAAGGTGCTGCTTCTGGTCACTACCTACAGGCACTTGGTGCGCGCCGTAGAGAAGAATATCTGCTGCCATCAATACTGGGTAGTCAAACAAACCAACGTTCACATCACCAAATTGGCTAGATGAGTCTTTCGAATAACGTGCAGACTTGTCTTTAAACTGAGTCATTCGGCCCAGTTCGCCCATCTGGGTGTAACAGTTAAGAAGCCAACCAAGTTGAGCATGCTCTGGTACATGTGACTGAACAAATAGCGTGCTCTTTTGCGGATCAACACCAACTGCAAGACAGATTGCTAGTGCGTCTAGAGTCGCTTCGTGCAACGCTTTCGGATCTTGGCGAACCGTAATTGCGTGAAGGTCGACAACACAGTATTGGCAATCGTAATCATCTTGCATCTGCTGCCATTGACGTAGAGCACCCAAGTAGTTACCGATACTTAGTTCACCTGATGGTTGAACACCACTCAATACGATGGGTTTGCTCATGGGAATAATTCCTTTGACTTCTTATGCTAAATAATGAAAAAAACCGCGTGGTTTCTATCCACACGGTTTACTCAGTGTACTCATTAACGAGTATTTTAAAAGATCTTTTGTCGCTATTAAGCTGAAACCGTTAAGAGTTCTGCTAAATCTGCGATGGTATCTGCGACATAATCCGGTTGAGAGGCAGAAATAGGCTCACCGTGGTTGTAGCCATAGGTCAAACCAAACGAATGACAGCCTGCGTTTTTCGCTGCTTTGATATCGTTACTTGAATCACCTACCATCAACATTTCTTGTGGCTGACAGCCATGTTTCTCAAGCAGCCAGTTCAATGCCATTGGGTTAGGTTTTTTCTCTGGGAACGTATCGCCACCAATCACATCAACAAAGTACTTATCAATGCCGTGCTTCGCTAGAACCTCAGGGACAAACTTCGATGGCTTATTAGTCACAAGCGCCATGGTAAAGCCCGCTTTGTGCAGCTCTACCAAGGTTTCCTTTACCGCTGGGTAGAGGTGGCTGAGCTTGTGTCCGCTTTGCTCATAGTAGTCATCAAACAGAACGCGCGCTTTGGCATGCAGTTCTGGATCTAAATCTGGTGAGACTGTTAGGCTGCGGCTCAGTGAACGACCAATAAGAACATCAGCGCCGTTACCTACATAGTCACGCACTTGCTCTTCTGTCACCGCTGGGTAGCCTAATGCTTGTACCGCTTGGTCAGCAGCAACCGCCAAATCAGGCACACTATCAAGTAGCGTCCCGTCTAAATCGAATGCGATTAACTTAATGTTGCTCATTGAATTAGTTAACCTTAGCCAGTTCTGCACGCATTTCATCGATCACTTGTTTGTAATCTGGCTGGTTGAAGATAGCCGAACCTGCGACGAACATATCCGCGCCTGCTTCTGCGATCTCTTTGATGTTTTCAACCTTCACACCACCATCAATTTCCAAGCGAATATCGCGACCAGATTCATCAATCATTTTGCGTACTGCGCGTAGCTTATCGAGTGTTTTTGGAATGAAGGATTGACCACCAAAGCCAGGGTTCACTGACATCAGAAGAATCATGTCTACTTTGTCGATGATGTACTCAAGGTGAGACAGCGGCGTCGCTGGGTTGAGTACCACACCCGCTTTACAGCCATGCTCTTTGATAAGCTGAAGTGTGCGATCAACGTGCTCAGAGGCTTCAATATGGAAAGTGATCATAGACGCACCTGCTTTAGCGAAGTCAGGAATAATGCGATCCACTGGCTTCACCATTAGGTGTACATCGATTGGTGCAGTAATACCATAGTCACGCAGTGCCTGACAGATAGGCGCACCAAAGGTTAGGTTAGGTACGTAGTGATTGTCCATCACATCAAAATGAACCACATCTGCCCCTGCTGCGAGTACTTTTTCTACGTCTTCGCCTAAGCGAGCCATATCCGCAGACAGAATTGATGGAGCGATAAGGAAATCTTTCATACCTGACCTCTAGTATTGATTGGGCATCATTGCACACTGAAGAAACTTTGCGCGCAATTCTACCTAAGCTAGAGGTGAGATGATAGAGAAGTGTGATGAAATGTGATTATTTGCATTCAACAGGTTTGAATAGCGCAAGAAGTTCATCAACTTTGTTACGCCCTGCTCCATTGCGGCTAATCGTGCGTTTCACCTTAACGACATTGAGCTCAGCGCCATGATAGAGACGACGAGTCAAAGTGGTATCGTGGTTCGAAATCAGCACTGGAATACCACGCTCAACCGCCGCTCTCTCAGCCACATCGGCCAAAGCCGCTTGGTCATCAAGAGTGAAACCATTACCTGCATACGAGGTGAAATTAGCTGTCGTCGACAGCGGCGCATACGGCGGATCACAGTAGACAACACTGCCTTTGCGCGCACGCTTAAAAGTCTCGTGGTAGCCTTCACAGACAAACGTCGCTTTCTTGGCTTTTTCGGCAAAGAACTCTAATTCAGCTTCCGGGAAATAAGGCTTTTTGTACGAACCAAACGGGACATTAAAGCCACCTTTTTTGTTGTAACGGCACAAGCCATTAAAACCAAAGCGGTTCATATACAGGAACGCCAAAGAACGATACATCACATCATCTGTGGCATTGAACTGGCTGCGAATATCGAGGTAAGCCTCTTTGCGATTATTCTCAGGGCAGAACCAACGCTTCGCCTCAGTAATGTACTCTTGCGGGTTTTCTTTGAGGAGGTTGTACAGGTTTATCAGATCTGGGTTGATGTCTGCGAGCAAGTACTGATCATAGTCAGTGTTTAGAAATACAGACCCAGCACCTACGAACGGTTCTACCAGCTTACGAGCTTCTGGCAAGTGACGCTGAATATCTTCGACAAGTCCGTATTTTCCACCTGCCCATTTCAGGAAGGCTCGCTGCTTCTTCATCTACTGCTCTATCTATCAACCACAAATTAAGGCTGCGGAATGTAACATATTTTGTAATTAATCTCAGACAATTTTCTGGATTACACCCAGTTTCTAATTATCTTGATTGCCACGGTCAATCTCTCGTTGCACTTGACTGAGAGACTTGGCCCAAGGCTCTACGTTTTGCAGCTCAGTAGACAACCCTTGTACCGCATCACGCGCCACTTGAATGGTTGGATAGTTTTGGTACGTCACTATGTACCAATCCACCCCATTGCGTTGAGTTGGATAGATAAAGACCTGATTGGCGAGCTGGTGACGATCAATAAAATTCTGCACTTCCTCAAGTGAGTTCACTGCCGCTAACTGGAGAGTGTAACTACGTGGAGAAAAGCTTTTCAGCTCATCTTTAGTGAAAGAAAACTTAATCACGGTAGGACTTGGCGCCGCTTCCTCTTCAGCAGCGCTTTCTGCTACGGCTTCGGAATCTGAAGTCACTGCCGCTTGAGGCTCGGTAACCTGCTCAGTTTTCGATTGCTCGACAACTTGTTCGATTTTGCTGGTATCCGCCTGCTCAGGTTTGCCTTCCATCAGAGCATCAACCACATCAGAGGTAATCACTACGCGCTGATGATCTTCATCGGTATCACCAACACTCGATATTTGTTCAGTCACATCCTGTGGTAGCGAGAGCGAATCATCTTCAGCATTCGCCATGGTTGGATCAACCACAGGTTCAGGTTCAATCGTTGCAGCTGTGCTTTCTGCGCTCGTGCTCTTTTCCGATAGTGTCGGTATTGCCGTCTGTTCGATAGATTCTGTGATTTGCTGAGCTTTGTCATCTGGTGATGGTTGCGACATCATCCACCAGTAACCACCGCCGATTAACACCAACAGCGTGATAACCAACAGTGCAATGTTGATTGGTGAACCCACAATTGAGCGGATAATGATCCTTTTTTCCACTTTTTGATCCCCTAAAGCCATGATTTCGCCAGGATGATGAGCAACCGTTCGATACGCGTTTCGAACGCGCTTTTCCATGTCATCTTCGACAAACCGAATCACCAATTGTTCAAAGAATCGATCCGCTTCCTCTTGGCTAAGTGGTTCAATTTCAAGATCAATCGGCTTGTGTTCTTGACCATAACTCAATCGGGTCAGTAATGCATCTAGACTGTTCGATTGAGCGAACAACAGCACATTCACCGTCCAGCCTGGATTAACCTGAGCTTCAAGTACCAACATCCACAGTTCAGAAACGAAGGACTCGGTCAGCAGATGCGCATCATCGATCGCTATCACTACATCACAGGTCTCGCCCTGCATGATACGTGTGAAAGACTCGACGAGAGAATCAGCCGGATTAAAAAGAGGTTCGGAAATAAGTTGAGAGAGGATAGTTGAGCGACGTTGAGATTCATCTTGATTGGGGTAGCACATCAGCAACGACTGGTTTTTATCTTGCGCCCAAGCTTCTAGATAATATTGTGCCAGCCAAGTCTTACCCGCACCTGATGCACCACCAAGTGTGACCAAATTCGAGCCAAAATTAGTCAACAGCTGCAAACGTTCTAGCAGTTCTGTTTGT
Encoded here:
- the rpe gene encoding ribulose-phosphate 3-epimerase: MKDFLIAPSILSADMARLGEDVEKVLAAGADVVHFDVMDNHYVPNLTFGAPICQALRDYGITAPIDVHLMVKPVDRIIPDFAKAGASMITFHIEASEHVDRTLQLIKEHGCKAGVVLNPATPLSHLEYIIDKVDMILLMSVNPGFGGQSFIPKTLDKLRAVRKMIDESGRDIRLEIDGGVKVENIKEIAEAGADMFVAGSAIFNQPDYKQVIDEMRAELAKVN
- a CDS encoding Dam family site-specific DNA-(adenine-N6)-methyltransferase, with the protein product MKKQRAFLKWAGGKYGLVEDIQRHLPEARKLVEPFVGAGSVFLNTDYDQYLLADINPDLINLYNLLKENPQEYITEAKRWFCPENNRKEAYLDIRSQFNATDDVMYRSLAFLYMNRFGFNGLCRYNKKGGFNVPFGSYKKPYFPEAELEFFAEKAKKATFVCEGYHETFKRARKGSVVYCDPPYAPLSTTANFTSYAGNGFTLDDQAALADVAERAAVERGIPVLISNHDTTLTRRLYHGAELNVVKVKRTISRNGAGRNKVDELLALFKPVECK
- a CDS encoding superoxide dismutase, with the protein product MSHTFPELPYAYDSLEPYIDAKTMEVHYSKHHRTYFDKFIAAVSGTELESTTLKDIFANISQQPPAVRNNGGGYYNHILYWNCMKPNGGGVPQGKLGEDIVSTFGSFEAFQQQFTDAAINTFGSGFAWLIVKDGQLVITSTNNQDNPLMDVAGAQGEPILALDVWEHAYYISYQNRRPDYIEAWWNVVNWDAVSDNYAAALA
- the trpS gene encoding tryptophan--tRNA ligase — translated: MSKPIVLSGVQPSGELSIGNYLGALRQWQQMQDDYDCQYCVVDLHAITVRQDPKALHEATLDALAICLAVGVDPQKSTLFVQSHVPEHAQLGWLLNCYTQMGELGRMTQFKDKSARYSKDSSSQFGDVNVGLFDYPVLMAADILLYGAHQVPVGSDQKQHLELARDIANRFNNIYSPEQPIFQVPEPYIPTVNARVMSLQDATKKMSKSDDNRKNVITLLEEPKSIIKKINKAQTDAETPPRIAHDWDNKAGISNLMGLYSAATGMSFEEIEAKYQGVEMYGPFKKDVGEALVAMLEPIQAEYHRIRADRAYMDQVMKQGAEKASARAAETLKKAYEAVGFVARP
- the trmL gene encoding tRNA (uridine(34)/cytosine(34)/5-carboxymethylaminomethyluridine(34)-2'-O)-methyltransferase TrmL, giving the protein MFDIALYEPEIAPNTGNIIRLCANCGANLHLIEPLGFDLEEKKVRRAGLDYHDLARVTRHKDYQAFVEYLEKERGEYRIFACTTKTTGHHVDANFQKGDVLLFGPETRGLPAELIESMPMEQRIRIPMMPDARSLNLSNAVAIIAFEAWRQMDFEGAQ
- a CDS encoding phosphoglycolate phosphatase encodes the protein MSNIKLIAFDLDGTLLDSVPDLAVAADQAVQALGYPAVTEEQVRDYVGNGADVLIGRSLSRSLTVSPDLDPELHAKARVLFDDYYEQSGHKLSHLYPAVKETLVELHKAGFTMALVTNKPSKFVPEVLAKHGIDKYFVDVIGGDTFPEKKPNPMALNWLLEKHGCQPQEMLMVGDSSNDIKAAKNAGCHSFGLTYGYNHGEPISASQPDYVADTIADLAELLTVSA
- a CDS encoding SPOR domain-containing protein, with translation MSLAHDPRVLELDSQTELLERLQLLTNFGSNLVTLGGASGAGKTWLAQYYLEAWAQDKNQSLLMCYPNQDESQRRSTILSQLISEPLFNPADSLVESFTRIMQGETCDVVIAIDDAHLLTESFVSELWMLVLEAQVNPGWTVNVLLFAQSNSLDALLTRLSYGQEHKPIDLEIEPLSQEEADRFFEQLVIRFVEDDMEKRVRNAYRTVAHHPGEIMALGDQKVEKRIIIRSIVGSPINIALLVITLLVLIGGGYWWMMSQPSPDDKAQQITESIEQTAIPTLSEKSTSAESTAATIEPEPVVDPTMANAEDDSLSLPQDVTEQISSVGDTDEDHQRVVITSDVVDALMEGKPEQADTSKIEQVVEQSKTEQVTEPQAAVTSDSEAVAESAAEEEAAPSPTVIKFSFTKDELKSFSPRSYTLQLAAVNSLEEVQNFIDRHQLANQVFIYPTQRNGVDWYIVTYQNYPTIQVARDAVQGLSTELQNVEPWAKSLSQVQREIDRGNQDN